A window of the Cannabis sativa cultivar Pink pepper isolate KNU-18-1 chromosome X, ASM2916894v1, whole genome shotgun sequence genome harbors these coding sequences:
- the LOC115698790 gene encoding uncharacterized protein LOC115698790 isoform X1 — translation MVKDEWMRAAMSDDTLVVELLFRLKQSHAASPLKSQLHLPSTMVPLTWSVRLPRSRALRNNETAASQRKQSDSTRCSPTTPLSWSGTASPSATADGFEVEESSRSANRSPSHSRSKGIATNNDLGCNTSSSRRSRRKKTFAELKEEESSLIKEGVNLRKELEKLRATIKEQRSTNESLKRIKLEFGENSAKYVDADNPLKSAISPQPHQRITSTFAAVSLNLPNKVTDHDHPKSDSSDASKAVLDRDSFYFLPDLNSVPDEQNNEDLCIDVL, via the exons ATGGTGAAAGATGAGTGGATGCGAGCGGCCATGTCCGATGACACTCTCGTCGTGGAGCTTCTGTTTCGTCTCAAGCAGTCTCACGCGGCGTCACCTCTCAAATCTCAGCTTCACCTGCCCTCGACTATGGTTCCTCTAACTTGGAGTGTCAGACTTCCTAGGTCAAGAGCACTCAGGAACAACGAAACCGCCGCTTCACAAAGGAAACAATCCGATTCAACCAGATGTAGTCCTACCACGCCGCTTTCATGGAGCGGTACCGCTTCTCCTTCTGCCACCGCCGATGGCTTCGAAGTTGAAGAGTCCAGCCGTTCTGCTAACCGCTCTCCTTCTCACTCCAGATCCAAG GGTATTGCTACAAATAATGATTTGGGTTGCAATACCAGTTCCAGCAGAAGATCAAGACGGAAGAAG ACATTTGCTGAACTAAAAGAGGAGGAGAGTTCACTTATCAAAGAAGGGGTGAATTTGAGAAAG GAGTTAGAAAAACTAAGGGCAACAATCAAGGAACAGAGATCTACAAATGAAAGCTTGAAGAGGATTAAG CTTGAGTTTGGTGAGAATTCTGCAAAATATGTGGATGCAGATAACCCCCTCAAGAGCGCGATTTCCCCTCAGCCACACCAAAGAATCACTTCTACTTTTGCAGCTGTTTCTTTGAACTTGCCCAATAAGGTGACAGATCATGATCATCCAAAATCAGATTCTTCTGATGCATCAAAGGCCGTCTTGGACCGGGACAGTTTCTACTTCCTGCCAGATCTGAACTCGGTGCCAGACGAACAAAACAATGAAGACTTGTGTATTGACGTGTTATAA
- the LOC133031813 gene encoding uncharacterized protein LOC133031813, translated as MEQLRHILAMLNRPPTTASAPEAPADPSTPPPAASPPVEEDEVFPDDYDPYEGAPATPIEAQPLIHVHDTESQGEILSIEAQPAVVKSRKRKRKPPVWFGDYTEMKRRHRPSSTFDPLEPPDEKLLTTFRKWCVGLIPNHRLRDLRSGDYGPGFFWIMLTPKE; from the coding sequence ATGGAGCAGCTCAGACAcatattggccatgttgaatcgtccgccaaCGACAGCTTCAGCACCGGAGGCCCCAGCAGATCCATCTACCCCACCGCCAGCTGCTTCACCCCCAGTAGAAGAGGATGAGGTCTTCCCCGACGATTACGATCCTTATGAGGGAGCTCCAGCGACTCCGATCGAGGCACAACCTCttatccatgtacatgacaccgagtcgcagggtgagattctgtccatagaggcacaacctgcagtggttaagagtcggaagaggaagagaaagcctcctgtatggttcggtgactatacggagatgaagaggagacataggccatcttcgacttttgatcccctggagccaccggatgagaaattgttaaccactttccgaaagtggtgtgttggactcattccgaaccaccgacttcgggatttgagaagtggtgattacggtccaggattcttttggataatgctcacaccaaaggaatga
- the LOC115698790 gene encoding uncharacterized protein LOC115698790 isoform X2, translating into MVKDEWMRAAMSDDTLVVELLFRLKQSHAASPLKSQLHLPSTMVPLTWSVRLPRSRALRNNETAASQRKQSDSTRCSPTTPLSWSGTASPSATADGFEVEESSRSANRSPSHSRSKGIATNNDLGCNTSSSRRSRRKKTFAELKEEESSLIKEGVNLRKLEFGENSAKYVDADNPLKSAISPQPHQRITSTFAAVSLNLPNKVTDHDHPKSDSSDASKAVLDRDSFYFLPDLNSVPDEQNNEDLCIDVL; encoded by the exons ATGGTGAAAGATGAGTGGATGCGAGCGGCCATGTCCGATGACACTCTCGTCGTGGAGCTTCTGTTTCGTCTCAAGCAGTCTCACGCGGCGTCACCTCTCAAATCTCAGCTTCACCTGCCCTCGACTATGGTTCCTCTAACTTGGAGTGTCAGACTTCCTAGGTCAAGAGCACTCAGGAACAACGAAACCGCCGCTTCACAAAGGAAACAATCCGATTCAACCAGATGTAGTCCTACCACGCCGCTTTCATGGAGCGGTACCGCTTCTCCTTCTGCCACCGCCGATGGCTTCGAAGTTGAAGAGTCCAGCCGTTCTGCTAACCGCTCTCCTTCTCACTCCAGATCCAAG GGTATTGCTACAAATAATGATTTGGGTTGCAATACCAGTTCCAGCAGAAGATCAAGACGGAAGAAG ACATTTGCTGAACTAAAAGAGGAGGAGAGTTCACTTATCAAAGAAGGGGTGAATTTGAGAAAG CTTGAGTTTGGTGAGAATTCTGCAAAATATGTGGATGCAGATAACCCCCTCAAGAGCGCGATTTCCCCTCAGCCACACCAAAGAATCACTTCTACTTTTGCAGCTGTTTCTTTGAACTTGCCCAATAAGGTGACAGATCATGATCATCCAAAATCAGATTCTTCTGATGCATCAAAGGCCGTCTTGGACCGGGACAGTTTCTACTTCCTGCCAGATCTGAACTCGGTGCCAGACGAACAAAACAATGAAGACTTGTGTATTGACGTGTTATAA